The Sulfurihydrogenibium sp. YO3AOP1 genome has a window encoding:
- a CDS encoding metal ABC transporter substrate-binding protein → MKRIILSVLLLFGFSFAEVKITTTIKPLADIVKEVGKDKVNVAYIIPSNVNFHTYEYKPMDIKKVYESDLFIFIGYGEPNISSLTKNLKKEKLIQITNLKGMFLLKEEDHDEIHPAVWLDPENVKVVAKAVMDFLISKDKQNAQFYKSNYLEFEKKVNEILNYGKTKLSSVKNKYFVSYHYEFPYFVKRFNLIYLAEIEMGHGREPSPKHLIEVIQKIKKYNVKAIFTSKQFFNPKTANIVISQTGAKVIFLDSMGETGDYLNMMRHNIDKVYEGLNL, encoded by the coding sequence TTGAAAAGGATAATTTTATCAGTTTTACTGCTTTTTGGTTTTTCATTTGCAGAAGTTAAAATCACAACCACTATAAAACCTTTAGCAGATATAGTAAAAGAAGTTGGGAAAGATAAAGTAAATGTGGCTTATATAATCCCTTCAAACGTAAACTTTCATACTTACGAATACAAGCCGATGGATATAAAAAAAGTATATGAAAGCGATTTATTTATATTTATAGGCTATGGAGAGCCAAACATATCAAGCCTTACAAAAAATCTTAAAAAAGAAAAATTAATACAGATAACAAACCTCAAAGGAATGTTTCTTTTAAAAGAAGAAGACCATGATGAAATCCATCCGGCAGTATGGTTAGACCCGGAAAATGTAAAAGTAGTAGCAAAAGCAGTTATGGATTTTTTGATATCCAAAGATAAACAAAATGCACAATTTTATAAATCAAACTATTTAGAATTTGAAAAAAAAGTAAATGAAATTTTAAACTATGGAAAAACAAAACTTTCATCAGTTAAAAATAAATACTTTGTATCTTATCACTATGAATTTCCTTACTTTGTAAAAAGATTTAATCTTATCTATCTTGCAGAGATAGAAATGGGTCATGGAAGAGAGCCATCACCAAAACATTTGATAGAAGTGATTCAAAAAATCAAAAAATATAATGTAAAAGCAATTTTTACATCAAAGCAGTTTTTCAATCCAAAGACTGCCAATATCGTCATATCTCAAACAGGAGCAAAAGTAATTTTTCTTGACTCTATGGGTGAGACAGGAGATTACTTAAATATGATGAGACACAATATAGACAAAGTTTATGAAGGACTTAATTTATAA
- a CDS encoding metallophosphoesterase yields MVVGDIHGCYNEFKRLISVAKEKYGKDLIIISVGDTIDRGDYNLKTLLYTIDLYYQKEYYEVKSNHLDKFVRWLKGNNVNISYGMQKTVSEFLALNKNLQEELREKIISYYEALPLYIIVNNNVVVAHAGIKDEFTGRTDKQVKSFVLYGETTGKYTEKGFPERKDWTKYRKIEENSPKIVYGHVVFDEPYINNLCYGIDTGACLGNKLTAYNPEKDEFIFIKSEKVYFTFED; encoded by the coding sequence ATAGTAGTCGGAGATATACATGGTTGTTATAACGAGTTTAAAAGATTAATAAGCGTGGCCAAAGAAAAGTACGGGAAAGACTTAATTATTATCTCTGTTGGAGATACAATAGATAGAGGAGATTACAATTTAAAAACGTTGCTTTACACAATAGACCTTTATTATCAAAAAGAATACTATGAAGTAAAAAGTAATCATCTTGATAAATTTGTTAGATGGCTAAAAGGAAACAATGTAAACATATCCTACGGAATGCAAAAAACAGTATCGGAATTTTTAGCCTTAAACAAAAACCTTCAAGAAGAGCTTAGAGAAAAAATAATTTCATATTACGAAGCATTACCACTTTACATAATCGTTAATAATAACGTAGTAGTTGCGCATGCAGGAATAAAAGATGAGTTTACAGGAAGGACTGACAAGCAAGTTAAAAGCTTTGTTTTATACGGAGAAACAACAGGAAAATACACAGAAAAAGGATTTCCAGAGAGAAAAGATTGGACAAAATACAGAAAGATTGAGGAAAACTCACCTAAAATTGTTTACGGTCATGTAGTTTTTGATGAACCTTATATAAATAATCTTTGTTATGGCATTGACACAGGTGCATGTCTTGGAAACAAACTAACTGCATACAACCCGGAAAAAGATGAGTTTATCTTTATTAAATCAGAAAAGGTTTACTTTACATTTGAAGACTGA
- a CDS encoding metallophosphoesterase: protein MFLVVFFSIYGFMHLYFIKKLKSAFNIRSKFLYLILIMTLSPAFYKYYDKLGYDNYYMSLFILLWMGFIMLFFLYYLFIDIYHFILKISERILKHNPLSHISSFKGFIFITVLTLSSMAYGYYETLNLKVYKFEIYSDKIKRDVKILHISDLHLNQVMRENKINLVFDVYNKEKPDIVISTGDLVDGYVLNKESYINLLNQMNPPLGKYAILGNHEYYNDVNQAIEFTKKAGFKVLRDEIFSIQDLTFVGVDDEEAERFKVRKLIPEKELFKSVDDSKFIIFLKHQPKLDNDLIGKFDLMLAGHTHGGVLWPVKFILRKIFITDAGFLKINNSYIFVSRGIGTGGPPIRIGCPPDMAIFYIKSSSR, encoded by the coding sequence ATGTTTTTAGTAGTCTTTTTCAGTATATACGGATTTATGCATCTTTACTTTATTAAAAAGTTAAAATCGGCTTTTAATATCAGGTCTAAATTTTTATATTTAATTCTGATAATGACCTTATCTCCTGCGTTTTATAAGTATTACGATAAGCTTGGATATGATAATTACTATATGTCTCTTTTTATCCTACTTTGGATGGGCTTTATTATGCTTTTTTTCTTGTATTATCTTTTTATAGATATTTATCATTTTATTTTAAAAATTTCGGAAAGAATATTAAAACATAATCCACTGTCCCACATTAGCAGTTTTAAGGGTTTTATATTTATTACTGTTTTGACATTATCTTCAATGGCTTATGGATATTATGAAACTTTGAATTTAAAAGTTTACAAGTTTGAGATTTATTCAGATAAGATTAAAAGAGATGTTAAAATTCTTCATATTTCTGACCTGCATCTAAATCAAGTCATGAGAGAGAATAAAATAAATCTTGTTTTTGATGTTTATAACAAAGAAAAGCCGGATATTGTAATCTCAACCGGTGATTTGGTAGATGGTTATGTTCTTAATAAAGAAAGCTATATAAACCTGTTAAATCAGATGAATCCACCCCTTGGAAAGTATGCTATTCTTGGGAATCATGAATATTATAATGATGTAAACCAAGCGATAGAATTTACTAAAAAAGCCGGGTTTAAGGTTTTGAGAGATGAAATATTTTCTATTCAAGATTTAACTTTTGTTGGAGTTGATGACGAAGAGGCTGAAAGGTTTAAAGTAAGAAAATTAATACCGGAAAAAGAGTTATTTAAAAGCGTTGATGATTCTAAATTTATTATCTTTTTAAAACATCAACCAAAGCTTGACAATGATTTAATTGGTAAATTTGACCTGATGCTTGCGGGTCATACTCATGGAGGCGTTCTTTGGCCTGTAAAATTTATTTTGAGAAAGATTTTTATAACAGATGCAGGATTTTTAAAGATTAATAATAGTTATATCTTTGTAAGTAGAGGAATAGGAACAGGTGGACCACCAATTAGGATTGGATGTCCTCCGGATATGGCTATTTTTTACATTAAAAGCTCCTCCAGATGA
- a CDS encoding PAS domain-containing protein translates to MFLNEEANIDILCEVIDKSPDIIFTIDLDGNVLYVNDAFVNLLGYNRDEIIGKSIRIVSVEDEIYNACMVSVKEMGKCLDQETVFRKKDGSLIHVVKNVNAVYDENGNIRYLIINARDLTHIDHLNKSLENLSRLYEERYNLIYQVFLNIKDAVAILDPEGRYIEQNKSHQELIGYSIEELKGKTPAIHLSEEEFKKILKTMEDKGSFFGEVESKTIDGKVKDIELFAFPIKDENGKILYYVGIKRDITKEKEIHLTDKLTGLYNRLKLIEDLKDKKM, encoded by the coding sequence GTGTTTTTAAATGAAGAAGCAAATATAGATATTCTATGTGAAGTAATAGATAAATCTCCTGATATTATCTTTACAATAGATTTAGATGGCAATGTTTTATATGTAAATGATGCTTTTGTAAACTTGCTGGGGTATAATAGAGATGAAATAATTGGAAAAAGTATTAGAATAGTCTCTGTTGAAGATGAAATATATAACGCATGTATGGTTAGCGTTAAAGAAATGGGCAAATGTTTAGACCAAGAGACGGTTTTTAGAAAAAAGGATGGTAGTTTAATTCATGTAGTAAAAAACGTTAATGCCGTATATGATGAGAATGGAAATATAAGATATCTTATAATCAATGCAAGAGATTTAACACACATAGACCACCTTAATAAATCGTTAGAAAATCTAAGCAGATTATATGAAGAAAGGTATAATCTCATATATCAAGTTTTCTTAAATATTAAAGATGCTGTTGCTATCTTGGATCCAGAAGGACGTTATATAGAACAAAATAAATCACACCAAGAGCTAATAGGTTATTCAATTGAAGAGCTAAAAGGTAAAACTCCGGCTATTCATTTGTCAGAGGAAGAATTTAAAAAGATATTAAAAACAATGGAAGATAAAGGCTCATTCTTTGGAGAAGTTGAAAGTAAAACCATAGATGGAAAAGTAAAGGATATTGAATTATTTGCATTTCCAATAAAAGATGAAAATGGAAAAATTCTTTATTACGTTGGAATTAAGAGAGATATAACAAAAGAAAAAGAAATCCATTTAACAGATAAACTTACAGGTTTATATAACAGACTAAAACTTATTGAAGATTTAAAAGATAAAAAAATGTAA
- a CDS encoding bifunctional diguanylate cyclase/phosphodiesterase, which translates to MNDVYGYEVGDKILKTLAERLKSFVSNHNLQVYKLSGDEFAILVDRYFPQNAFEMFINGLIYYIESNPIEINGYSIKIDITLGIADSTEGNYKNLLEKADMALKYAKQQKKPYMFYREDLNIQKKYQENRYWLNVLKDAINQDNLIVYYQGIFNNQTNKIEKYESLIRLKLEDKIISPFFFLEVAKKSKLYPEITKKVFSEIIKYAKDHEISINISVMDILNEDIVSHILNTLKNNNLKITFEILESEGIENYAEVSQFIKNVKEYGCKIAIDDFGSGYSNFAHILNLDVDYLKIDASLIKNLDTDKNSQIVVETIVGFAKKLGIKTIAEFVHSKEVFDKVVEMGIDYSQGYYISEPKPNIS; encoded by the coding sequence ATTAACGATGTATATGGATATGAGGTTGGTGATAAGATACTTAAAACTTTGGCTGAAAGATTAAAGTCTTTTGTAAGTAATCATAACTTACAGGTATATAAACTTTCTGGTGATGAATTCGCAATCTTGGTGGACAGGTATTTTCCGCAAAACGCTTTTGAAATGTTTATTAATGGATTAATCTATTATATAGAATCAAATCCAATAGAGATTAATGGTTATTCAATAAAAATAGATATAACCTTAGGAATTGCTGATAGTACAGAAGGAAATTATAAAAATCTTCTTGAAAAAGCAGACATGGCTTTGAAATATGCAAAGCAACAAAAAAAGCCTTACATGTTTTATAGAGAAGATTTAAATATTCAAAAGAAATATCAGGAAAATAGATACTGGTTGAATGTACTAAAAGATGCTATAAATCAAGATAACTTAATAGTATATTATCAAGGAATATTTAATAACCAAACAAACAAAATCGAAAAATATGAAAGTTTAATCAGACTAAAATTAGAAGATAAAATCATTTCTCCTTTTTTCTTTTTGGAAGTTGCAAAAAAATCTAAACTTTATCCAGAAATAACTAAAAAAGTTTTTTCTGAAATTATTAAGTATGCAAAAGACCATGAAATTTCCATAAACATTTCGGTAATGGATATTTTAAATGAGGATATTGTTTCGCATATACTTAATACATTAAAAAATAATAATTTAAAAATAACTTTTGAAATTTTAGAATCTGAAGGAATAGAAAACTATGCAGAAGTTTCTCAATTTATAAAAAATGTTAAAGAGTATGGTTGCAAAATAGCAATAGATGACTTTGGTTCAGGATATTCTAATTTTGCACATATTTTAAACTTAGATGTTGACTATCTAAAAATTGACGCATCATTAATAAAAAATTTAGATACAGATAAAAACTCTCAAATAGTTGTTGAAACGATCGTTGGTTTTGCAAAAAAACTTGGTATTAAAACTATTGCTGAATTTGTTCATTCAAAAGAAGTTTTTGATAAAGTTGTAGAAATGGGAATAGATTATTCACAAGGATATTATATATCTGAACCAAAACCAAATATATCTTAA
- a CDS encoding complex I NDUFA9 subunit family protein — protein MNVIIYGSYGFVGRYIVRNLYNKVNLILPARNIKKIQEVFKDLSLINYVQINEDNIQEPIYKFNPDMVINLIGILTETSNQTFEKVHFEITKSLVDASKAVGVKKFIQMSALGADINSKSRYLKTKTMAEEYIIKSGLNYVIFRPSIIIGREQKLFEDFRFYSKITPIFMAPYDAKVQPVSVLDVADCFEKAVISDIKNEIFELCGNEVINYVELFKFALDFIGVKRVVMPVPKKTFKLLLPIFSFMPKPIMTLDQYYMLDKDNVCSGKYKGVKDLLGFIRDWKKDF, from the coding sequence ATGAATGTAATAATTTATGGATCTTATGGTTTTGTTGGTAGATATATAGTTAGAAATCTGTACAATAAAGTTAATCTTATTTTGCCTGCAAGAAATATAAAAAAAATTCAGGAAGTATTTAAAGATTTATCTTTAATAAATTATGTTCAAATAAACGAGGATAACATTCAAGAGCCTATTTATAAATTTAATCCGGACATGGTAATCAATCTAATCGGAATACTCACAGAAACAAGCAATCAAACATTTGAAAAGGTTCATTTTGAAATAACAAAGAGCTTAGTAGATGCAAGTAAAGCCGTCGGTGTTAAGAAATTTATTCAGATGTCTGCCCTTGGTGCTGATATTAATTCTAAAAGCAGATATCTAAAAACCAAGACAATGGCTGAAGAGTATATTATAAAATCTGGATTGAATTATGTCATTTTTAGACCTTCTATTATAATTGGGAGAGAGCAAAAACTGTTTGAAGATTTTAGATTCTACAGCAAGATAACTCCAATATTTATGGCCCCCTATGACGCAAAAGTGCAGCCTGTAAGCGTTTTAGATGTTGCAGATTGTTTTGAAAAGGCTGTTATTTCTGATATAAAAAATGAGATTTTTGAGCTATGCGGTAATGAAGTTATAAATTATGTTGAACTTTTTAAATTTGCCTTAGATTTTATAGGTGTCAAAAGAGTTGTTATGCCTGTGCCAAAGAAAACATTTAAACTACTTTTACCAATATTCTCTTTTATGCCTAAACCTATCATGACTTTAGATCAGTATTATATGCTTGATAAGGACAATGTTTGCAGTGGAAAATATAAAGGAGTTAAAGACCTATTGGGTTTTATAAGAGATTGGAAAAAGGATTTTTAA